A single Gemmatimonadota bacterium DNA region contains:
- a CDS encoding thiamine pyrophosphate-dependent dehydrogenase E1 component subunit alpha produces MTLTREQKLELYYFMRLTRSLEERLVNLYRQTKVIGGLFRSLGQEADAVGAAYALDKSKGDILSPLIRNLGAMLVRGAEPTEVIKQYMAKGDSPTKGKELNIHFGGIERGFVGQISHLGDMVPVMAGVTLAAKMRGEDRVGLVFVGDGATSTGAFHEGINFAAVQRCPLVVIVENNGYAYSTPVAKQTAARSFVDKAIGYGIPGEQADGNDVLAVYDVTRRAVDRARRGEGVTLIELITYRRKGHAEHDNQSYIPEGEIDRWAAENDPIDRFVKVLRAENVKASELTAIDDRVRTEIDTATDVADASPMPEPVEALRGVYANQANVPPLWFREDVSSAVDSHERASGWGTYDV; encoded by the coding sequence ATGACGTTGACGCGCGAGCAGAAGCTCGAGCTGTACTATTTCATGCGGCTCACGCGCTCGCTCGAAGAGCGCCTCGTGAATCTCTATCGGCAGACCAAGGTGATCGGAGGTCTGTTCCGCTCACTGGGACAGGAAGCCGACGCCGTCGGTGCGGCATACGCACTCGACAAGTCCAAGGGCGACATTCTCTCGCCACTCATTCGCAATCTGGGCGCGATGCTCGTGCGCGGCGCGGAGCCGACCGAGGTCATCAAGCAGTACATGGCCAAGGGCGATTCGCCGACGAAGGGCAAGGAGCTCAACATCCACTTCGGTGGCATCGAGCGCGGGTTCGTCGGACAGATCTCGCACCTGGGTGACATGGTGCCGGTGATGGCTGGCGTCACGCTCGCGGCAAAGATGCGCGGCGAGGATCGCGTAGGTCTCGTCTTCGTTGGAGACGGCGCCACGTCCACCGGTGCATTCCACGAGGGGATCAACTTTGCTGCGGTGCAGCGCTGTCCGCTCGTCGTGATCGTCGAGAACAACGGTTACGCATACTCGACTCCCGTTGCGAAGCAAACCGCCGCCAGGTCGTTCGTCGACAAGGCGATCGGTTATGGGATTCCGGGCGAGCAGGCGGATGGGAACGACGTGCTTGCAGTGTACGACGTCACCAGGCGTGCAGTCGATCGCGCGCGGCGTGGTGAAGGCGTGACGCTCATCGAGCTCATCACCTACCGCAGAAAGGGCCACGCCGAGCACGACAACCAATCGTACATCCCGGAGGGCGAGATCGATCGCTGGGCCGCGGAGAACGATCCGATCGACCGATTCGTGAAGGTGCTCCGTGCAGAAAACGTGAAAGCATCGGAGCTCACTGCGATCGACGATCGTGTCAGGACGGAAATAGACACTGCGACCGATGTCGCTGACGCATCACCGATGCCGGAGCCCGTCGAGGCGCTCCGCGGTGTGTACGCCAATCAGGCGAACGTGCCGCCGTTGTGGTTTCGCGAAGATGTGAGTAGCGCGGTGGACAGCCACGAGCGCGCGTCAGGGTGGGGGACGTACGATGTCTGA
- a CDS encoding alpha-ketoacid dehydrogenase subunit beta, whose protein sequence is MSEVTYLEGIRQALFEEMERDPNVFCLGEDIGAYGGAFKVTEGLQAKFGASRVIDTPISEIAIVGAAAGAAHMGMRPVCEMQFMDFVSNAYDMLTNYVATARYRIGLGCPMVVRGPSGGYVRGGPFHSQNPEAAFFHTPGLKIVSPASAADAKGLMKAAIRDDDCVLFFEHKYLYRRIKEEMPAGDHVVQIGKARTAREGTDVSIITYSATLWKALEAAEIMQAEDGVSVEVIDLRTLLPLDDAAIVGTVRKTNRVLIVHEDTRTGGIAGEITARINETCFEWLDAPVLRVTAADVPLPYSPPLEDYVLPQTSDIVRALRRIVAY, encoded by the coding sequence ATGTCTGAGGTCACCTACCTCGAAGGGATTCGGCAGGCGCTCTTCGAAGAGATGGAGCGCGACCCCAACGTCTTCTGTCTCGGTGAAGACATCGGCGCGTATGGCGGCGCATTCAAGGTTACGGAGGGATTGCAGGCGAAGTTCGGCGCATCGCGCGTGATCGACACGCCGATCTCGGAGATCGCCATCGTTGGCGCTGCCGCGGGCGCAGCGCATATGGGAATGCGGCCCGTGTGCGAGATGCAATTCATGGATTTCGTTTCGAATGCGTACGACATGCTCACGAACTACGTCGCCACCGCGCGCTACCGAATCGGCCTCGGATGTCCGATGGTCGTGCGCGGCCCGAGCGGGGGCTACGTGCGCGGCGGGCCGTTCCATTCCCAGAATCCGGAGGCTGCATTCTTTCACACGCCGGGGCTCAAGATCGTGAGTCCGGCGAGCGCCGCCGATGCAAAGGGCCTGATGAAGGCAGCAATCCGCGACGACGACTGCGTGCTCTTCTTCGAACACAAGTATCTGTATCGGCGCATCAAGGAAGAGATGCCGGCCGGCGATCATGTCGTGCAGATCGGGAAGGCCCGTACAGCCCGGGAAGGAACGGACGTTTCGATAATCACGTATTCGGCGACGCTCTGGAAGGCGCTGGAAGCGGCCGAAATCATGCAGGCGGAAGACGGTGTGTCGGTCGAGGTGATCGATCTTCGGACCCTGTTGCCACTGGACGATGCAGCCATTGTCGGGACGGTCAGAAAGACCAACCGGGTTCTGATCGTGCATGAGGATACAAGGACGGGCGGTATCGCTGGCGAGATTACGGCGCGGATCAACGAGACGTGCTTCGAGTGGCTGGATGCCCCCGTGCTTCGGGTCACTGCTGCTGACGTGCCCTTGCCGTATTCTCCGCCGCTCGAGGATTACGTGCTCCCGCAGACGTCGGATATAGTACGCGCGCTCCGGCGCATTGTAGCTTATTGA
- a CDS encoding dihydrolipoamide acetyltransferase family protein: MARIDVTMPQMGESIAEGTLSKWLKKVGDEVKRDEPIFEISTDKVDAEIPSPTAGTLAEILVPEGKTVAVQTLVARIETEKGAPVAATAPAAVARATASAAPAVATAAVAAPVAAAAASAPPAHGNGNGSSPAPDSFEGRLRSKSSPLVRKMAAEHGVDITGLNGSGIAGRVTKRDLLDHLASGPAPQPAASMHAPGGASEFHGPIPEPWPGDRVEPMSKMRALISDHMVASRRTSAHVTSFMEMDFTRIAKIRANKRREFETATGEKLSYMPFIIKATVDAIKQYPIMNSSVAGTNVIYRRPVNIGIAVALDWGLLVPVIKNADDLSLTGLTRALNDLANRARSKKLSPQEVQDGTFTITNPGGYGSLMGTPIINQPQVAIMGIGAIEKRPKVITGPDGEDTIAIRTCAYFSISFDHRVIDGAVADQFLAQIKRNIESFPETGVI, translated from the coding sequence ATGGCTCGTATAGATGTGACAATGCCGCAGATGGGCGAGTCGATCGCGGAAGGCACCCTTTCGAAGTGGCTGAAGAAGGTCGGCGACGAGGTCAAGCGCGACGAGCCGATCTTTGAGATCTCCACCGACAAGGTGGACGCCGAAATCCCGTCACCAACCGCTGGAACACTCGCCGAGATCCTGGTTCCGGAAGGCAAGACGGTCGCGGTCCAGACGCTGGTTGCAAGGATCGAGACAGAAAAGGGCGCCCCGGTGGCTGCCACCGCGCCCGCCGCAGTTGCTCGTGCCACAGCGTCTGCTGCCCCAGCCGTCGCTACGGCCGCTGTCGCGGCACCAGTAGCCGCCGCTGCTGCAAGTGCGCCGCCGGCTCACGGGAACGGTAACGGTTCCAGTCCGGCGCCGGACTCGTTCGAGGGACGTCTGCGCTCCAAGTCATCGCCGCTAGTCCGCAAGATGGCTGCAGAGCACGGCGTCGATATCACCGGTCTGAATGGGAGCGGCATCGCCGGCCGTGTGACGAAGCGCGATCTGCTCGATCATCTCGCGAGCGGACCGGCACCGCAGCCAGCTGCATCCATGCACGCACCCGGCGGCGCAAGCGAGTTCCACGGGCCGATTCCTGAGCCATGGCCCGGCGATCGTGTCGAGCCGATGTCGAAGATGCGCGCCCTCATAAGCGACCACATGGTCGCATCCCGCCGCACGTCCGCACACGTGACGTCGTTCATGGAGATGGATTTCACGCGCATCGCGAAGATCCGCGCGAACAAGCGACGCGAGTTCGAGACCGCGACGGGCGAGAAGTTGTCGTACATGCCCTTCATCATCAAGGCGACGGTGGACGCGATCAAGCAATATCCGATCATGAACTCGTCCGTCGCCGGCACCAACGTTATCTACCGTCGTCCGGTCAACATCGGAATTGCTGTCGCGCTCGACTGGGGTCTGCTCGTGCCCGTCATCAAGAACGCGGACGATCTGTCACTCACGGGTCTCACGCGCGCTCTCAACGATCTCGCCAACCGTGCGCGCAGCAAGAAGCTTTCCCCGCAGGAAGTGCAGGACGGCACGTTCACGATCACCAACCCGGGTGGGTACGGCTCCCTCATGGGAACGCCGATCATAAACCAGCCGCAGGTGGCGATCATGGGTATTGGTGCCATCGAAAAACGACCCAAGGTGATAACGGGGCCGGATGGTGAGGATACGATTGCGATTCGCACCTGCGCGTATTTCTCGATCTCGTTCGACCATCGTGTGATCGATGGTGCAGTGGCTGATCAGTTCCTGGCGCAGATCAAACGGAACATCGAGTCGTTCCCAGAGACTGGGGTGATCTGA
- a CDS encoding PHP domain-containing protein — protein MSDRGAEPLDERYVDLHAHSTASDGAVSPAELVEAASRARLQAIAITDHDTIAGNDEAFATGASLGIRVVRGCELSAYHGDFEVHLLALHIRYADAIRPSLEGFQRERVDRGHAIVERLAVAGVPVSIEDVLVEAAGGALGRPHIARAMIRAGHVADHRDAFDRYLGAGKCAYVPKPRLDVGDAIGLAHSAGALAVWAHPGRDGTRERLARLAALGLDGVEVRHPGHTPADTQRLGRLAGELDLVPSGGSDWHGATEGYRTLGNMHVPEAWLDLQDVRLVTRVS, from the coding sequence ATGAGTGACCGCGGCGCTGAGCCGCTTGATGAGCGTTATGTAGATCTGCACGCACATTCAACGGCCTCCGATGGAGCGGTGTCGCCGGCCGAGCTCGTCGAGGCCGCGTCGCGCGCGCGACTTCAGGCGATCGCGATCACCGATCACGACACCATTGCGGGCAACGACGAGGCTTTCGCCACCGGTGCCAGCCTCGGGATAAGAGTCGTGCGCGGCTGCGAGCTCAGCGCGTACCACGGTGACTTCGAAGTTCATCTGCTCGCGCTGCACATACGCTACGCAGACGCGATCCGGCCGAGCCTCGAAGGCTTTCAGCGCGAGCGCGTTGACCGCGGCCACGCGATCGTGGAACGACTCGCCGTCGCGGGCGTGCCTGTGAGCATCGAGGATGTTCTCGTCGAGGCGGCCGGCGGCGCGCTCGGAAGACCGCATATTGCACGCGCGATGATTCGCGCAGGACACGTCGCCGATCATCGCGATGCGTTTGACAGGTATCTCGGTGCGGGCAAGTGCGCGTACGTCCCCAAGCCTCGTCTCGACGTCGGCGATGCCATCGGGCTCGCGCATTCCGCCGGTGCGCTGGCAGTCTGGGCGCATCCGGGCCGCGACGGAACGCGCGAGCGACTCGCGCGACTGGCCGCGCTCGGACTGGACGGCGTCGAAGTGCGGCATCCCGGTCACACTCCGGCAGACACGCAGCGACTTGGCCGCCTCGCCGGCGAGCTGGATCTGGTGCCAAGCGGCGGCTCGGACTGGCACGGTGCCACGGAAGGCTATCGCACGCTCGGCAACATGCACGTTCCCGAGGCGTGGCTGGATCTGCAGGATGTGCGGCTTGTAACGCGCGTATCGTAG
- a CDS encoding SDR family oxidoreductase, with protein sequence MEISGRSVLVTGGAHRVGRALSVALADAGMRVAINYNAASEEADALVRELSAGGHDCRGYKADLTQPDAPRSLVESVTRDFGGLDVLINSAAVMRRTPVDDVTVAEWDSMFALNLRAPFFLAQAARPHLRSTRGCIVNLADLAAFETWPEYIPHGISKAGVVQMTRALARAFAPDVRVNAIAPGAVLLPDNWDDATRAHFATTTPLRRIGSPNDVVEAMLYLLRADYVTGDTLLVDGGRHVRT encoded by the coding sequence ATGGAGATCAGCGGCCGCAGCGTGCTAGTCACTGGAGGCGCACATCGCGTTGGGCGCGCGCTGAGCGTCGCGCTCGCCGATGCCGGTATGCGCGTCGCGATCAATTACAACGCTGCGAGTGAGGAAGCCGATGCGCTCGTGCGCGAACTGTCGGCGGGCGGCCACGATTGCCGCGGGTACAAGGCTGATCTCACACAACCCGATGCGCCGCGATCGCTCGTTGAATCCGTAACACGCGACTTCGGCGGACTCGACGTCCTGATCAATTCCGCCGCTGTGATGCGCCGTACTCCCGTCGATGACGTGACCGTCGCTGAATGGGACTCGATGTTCGCGCTGAATCTGCGCGCACCGTTCTTTCTGGCGCAGGCAGCGCGGCCACACCTGCGGAGTACGAGGGGATGCATCGTCAATCTCGCGGACCTCGCTGCATTCGAAACGTGGCCTGAATACATACCGCACGGGATAAGCAAGGCGGGCGTCGTGCAGATGACACGCGCACTGGCGCGCGCGTTCGCCCCCGACGTGCGTGTCAACGCGATTGCGCCCGGTGCAGTGCTGTTGCCGGATAACTGGGACGACGCGACGCGCGCTCATTTCGCCACCACGACCCCGTTGCGCCGGATAGGATCGCCGAACGATGTGGTCGAGGCGATGTTGTATCTTCTGCGTGCCGATTATGTGACCGGAGATACACTGCTGGTCGACGGCGGACGCCATGTCCGGACCTGA
- the trxB gene encoding thioredoxin-disulfide reductase, whose translation MSKTFEYDVIIVGAGPAGMTAGMYAGRSMLKTVIIERGGSGGELLNTEAIEDYPGFEHIEGWDLAQRFENHAKKFGAEFHQGVVLTVRRLEDATFEVETESGDIYHAPTVIITAGGTPIKLGVPGETEYAGKGVSYCAICDGAFFKGHTIAVVGGGDAAAEESDFLTRYAEKVYLIHRRDELRASKILQKRLFENPKIEVIWDTLVERVEADEQGFVNNLKLRNVKTGAESNLAATAMFVFIGFRPNTGIIEGHVDHDEMGYLLTDTNMETSIDGLFAAGDVRSQLTRQVTTAAGDGTTAAIAAEKYLASLRDSSVGRIVATGGYAV comes from the coding sequence ATGAGCAAGACTTTTGAATATGACGTCATAATCGTCGGTGCCGGTCCCGCTGGAATGACCGCGGGGATGTACGCCGGGCGGTCGATGTTGAAGACAGTCATCATCGAGCGCGGTGGTTCGGGCGGAGAGCTGCTCAACACCGAAGCGATCGAGGACTATCCGGGCTTCGAGCACATCGAGGGCTGGGATCTCGCGCAGCGCTTCGAGAACCACGCAAAGAAATTTGGCGCTGAATTTCATCAGGGCGTCGTGCTCACGGTAAGACGCCTCGAGGATGCGACGTTCGAGGTGGAGACGGAGTCGGGCGACATCTACCACGCACCGACCGTGATCATCACAGCCGGCGGCACGCCGATCAAGCTTGGCGTCCCGGGCGAGACCGAGTATGCGGGGAAGGGCGTCTCCTACTGCGCCATCTGCGACGGCGCGTTCTTCAAGGGCCACACTATCGCCGTTGTCGGCGGTGGTGATGCCGCCGCTGAAGAGAGTGACTTCCTCACGCGCTACGCGGAGAAGGTCTATCTGATCCATCGGCGCGATGAATTGCGCGCCTCCAAAATTCTGCAGAAGCGGCTGTTCGAGAACCCCAAGATCGAAGTGATCTGGGACACTCTCGTCGAACGCGTCGAGGCGGACGAGCAGGGATTCGTGAACAATCTCAAGCTCCGCAACGTGAAGACGGGCGCCGAGAGCAATCTTGCCGCCACTGCGATGTTCGTGTTCATCGGGTTCCGTCCCAATACGGGCATCATCGAAGGCCACGTCGATCACGACGAGATGGGCTATCTGCTGACCGACACGAACATGGAGACGTCGATCGACGGACTGTTCGCGGCGGGTGACGTGCGGTCCCAGCTCACGCGCCAGGTCACAACCGCAGCGGGTGACGGAACGACCGCAGCGATAGCTGCCGAGAAATATCTCGCTTCACTGCGCGATTCGTCCGTCGGCCGAATCGTGGCGACGGGCGGATACGCGGTGTGA
- a CDS encoding MBL fold metallo-hydrolase: MKILSRTVGAFQENSYLVVDEETGDAVIIDPGADADELLDMIESSGATLRAIWITHAHLDHIGAVSAIRRSFAGVPVHLHPVDRPVYDAQSFFAESYQVPFEQPGPPDEDLAHGDVLRVGNLSFDVLHLPGHSPGHVVFRGHGIVLGGDVLFAGSIGRTDLPMANPAHMQESLRTMAALPRETVVYPGHGAPTTIGDELNSNPFLNGIANVKRNAD; this comes from the coding sequence GTGAAGATTCTGTCGCGTACCGTCGGCGCGTTCCAGGAGAACTCGTATCTCGTCGTCGACGAGGAGACCGGCGATGCCGTGATCATCGATCCCGGTGCCGATGCGGACGAGCTTCTGGACATGATCGAATCGAGCGGCGCGACGCTTCGTGCGATCTGGATCACGCATGCGCATCTGGATCACATCGGCGCTGTCTCCGCGATCCGTCGCAGCTTTGCGGGCGTGCCAGTGCACCTTCATCCCGTTGACCGGCCCGTTTACGATGCCCAATCGTTCTTCGCGGAATCGTATCAGGTGCCGTTCGAGCAACCGGGGCCACCTGACGAGGATCTCGCCCACGGCGACGTTCTCCGTGTCGGGAATCTATCGTTCGACGTCCTTCATCTACCGGGTCACAGCCCCGGCCACGTCGTGTTCCGCGGACATGGCATCGTGCTGGGCGGCGATGTTCTGTTTGCCGGATCGATCGGACGCACCGATCTCCCGATGGCGAATCCCGCACACATGCAAGAATCATTGCGCACGATGGCAGCACTTCCTCGTGAGACCGTCGTCTATCCCGGCCATGGCGCCCCGACGACGATCGGCGACGAGCTCAACAGCAACCCTTTTCTGAACGGAATAGCAAATGTCAAACGCAACGCGGACTGA
- a CDS encoding aspartate ammonia-lyase, translated as MSNATRTEKDPLGELAVPADAMYGVQTLRAAQNFPISGIRPLPAFVDAVVRIKRGAALTHKETGRLEARLADAIVAAADEVLGGKWRDQFIVDVYQAGAGTSHNMNINEVLANRANEMLGSERGKYSPVHPNDHVNMAQSTNDVIPTAIRIACIAQLPQLNDSIQSLIDALAKKGREFDGIVKAGRTHLQDAMPIRLGQEFTAFAGTLARNLKRVNQSADYLRDLGIGGSAVGTGVNVEPQYPALMVKYLNTMMDGNLRAGSDRIQLMQSMGDAAAFSAAMKVLALDLSKIASDLRIMVSGPRTGLDEITLPAVQPGSSIMPGKINPSIAEMVNQVCFQIVGLDACVAAAAEHGQLELNVMMPVIAYNVLLAEHILATASRTFAEKCVAGIQANADQCAYWVERSAALATALAPQIGYAKAADISKRSVKEGVLIRDLVKREHVLSDSEIDDVLDLKRMTEIGVPGTH; from the coding sequence ATGTCAAACGCAACGCGGACTGAGAAGGACCCACTGGGCGAGCTTGCCGTACCCGCTGACGCGATGTACGGCGTGCAGACTCTGCGCGCGGCCCAGAACTTCCCTATCAGCGGTATTCGTCCGCTTCCCGCGTTCGTCGATGCGGTCGTACGTATCAAGCGGGGGGCAGCACTGACCCACAAGGAAACCGGCCGCCTGGAAGCTCGCCTGGCCGACGCAATCGTCGCAGCGGCCGACGAAGTGCTCGGCGGCAAGTGGCGCGACCAGTTCATCGTCGATGTGTACCAGGCTGGCGCCGGCACGTCGCATAACATGAACATCAACGAAGTGCTCGCAAATCGCGCCAACGAGATGCTCGGCAGCGAGCGCGGCAAGTATTCACCCGTTCATCCGAACGATCACGTCAACATGGCGCAGTCCACGAATGACGTGATTCCAACTGCGATCCGAATCGCGTGCATCGCGCAGCTTCCACAGTTGAACGATTCGATTCAGTCGCTGATCGACGCGCTGGCAAAGAAGGGACGGGAATTCGACGGCATAGTGAAGGCCGGACGCACGCATCTTCAGGACGCGATGCCGATCCGGTTGGGACAGGAGTTCACTGCATTCGCCGGAACGCTCGCGCGGAATCTCAAGCGCGTGAACCAGTCCGCCGACTATCTGCGTGATCTGGGAATCGGCGGCAGCGCCGTCGGCACGGGCGTCAACGTCGAGCCGCAGTATCCCGCGCTGATGGTGAAGTACCTCAACACCATGATGGACGGCAACCTCCGCGCAGGGTCGGATCGAATCCAGCTCATGCAGAGCATGGGTGACGCCGCTGCATTCAGCGCGGCGATGAAGGTGCTGGCGCTCGATCTCAGCAAGATCGCCAGCGATCTCCGTATCATGGTGAGCGGTCCACGAACGGGTCTCGACGAGATTACGTTGCCGGCTGTACAGCCGGGTTCGTCGATCATGCCCGGCAAGATCAATCCGTCCATCGCCGAGATGGTGAACCAGGTCTGCTTCCAGATCGTTGGTCTCGACGCCTGTGTTGCAGCGGCAGCCGAGCACGGTCAGCTGGAGCTGAACGTGATGATGCCGGTGATCGCATACAATGTTCTGCTCGCCGAGCACATACTCGCCACCGCGTCGCGCACGTTTGCGGAGAAGTGCGTCGCCGGAATTCAGGCCAACGCAGATCAGTGCGCGTACTGGGTCGAGCGCTCAGCAGCCCTCGCGACCGCACTCGCGCCGCAGATCGGTTACGCGAAGGCGGCCGACATCAGCAAGCGATCGGTCAAGGAAGGAGTTCTGATTCGAGATCTCGTCAAGCGCGAGCACGTGCTGTCGGATAGCGAGATCGACGACGTGCTGGATCTCAAGCGGATGACAGAGATCGGGGTGCCTGGAACGCACTGA
- a CDS encoding alpha/beta fold hydrolase, whose protein sequence is MLTALLLTALSLAPMSPRQDSIPSVPITLTTPTGDIAGSLVVGPGTAPQPVVLIIAGSGPTDRDGNSPAPVAPGRTLDTDSYKLLAQALAANGIASVRYDKRGIGASAKAMSGMKEDDYRFDMGVDDAAAWIRMLRADPRFSRVVVVGHSEGSLVGMVAAQRAQADGFVSLEGAGRPAAAILREQLTAAGVPPAMFESTLDSLVAGKTVASTPPALASLFRASVQPYMISWFKYDPAAELQKLPYATLVIQGTHDVQVSAKDAALLAAVPGATLVTVDGMTHVLKLGAADKAEQATTVYSDPGIPIAPQVVSAIVAYVRAAPHAR, encoded by the coding sequence ATGCTCACAGCGCTTCTCCTGACCGCACTCTCGCTTGCGCCAATGTCTCCCCGCCAGGACAGCATTCCGTCCGTTCCCATCACTCTGACAACGCCAACGGGCGATATCGCCGGGTCGCTGGTGGTCGGGCCCGGAACAGCCCCGCAGCCGGTCGTCCTGATCATCGCCGGATCCGGCCCCACGGATCGCGACGGAAACTCGCCCGCGCCGGTCGCTCCGGGCAGGACGCTCGACACGGATTCTTACAAGCTGCTTGCCCAGGCGCTCGCGGCGAACGGCATCGCGTCGGTGCGTTACGACAAGCGCGGAATTGGTGCAAGCGCGAAAGCGATGTCGGGAATGAAGGAGGATGACTACCGGTTCGACATGGGAGTGGACGACGCCGCTGCCTGGATCCGCATGCTGCGCGCGGATCCGCGGTTCTCCAGGGTCGTCGTGGTCGGCCACAGTGAAGGGTCGCTGGTCGGCATGGTCGCAGCACAACGCGCGCAAGCCGACGGATTCGTCTCGCTCGAGGGTGCAGGGCGTCCCGCTGCCGCCATACTGCGGGAGCAGCTCACGGCGGCCGGAGTGCCACCGGCAATGTTCGAATCCACGCTCGATTCGCTCGTTGCCGGCAAGACAGTCGCAAGCACGCCGCCCGCACTCGCTTCATTGTTCCGCGCGAGTGTGCAGCCTTACATGATCTCGTGGTTCAAGTACGATCCGGCCGCCGAGCTCCAGAAGTTGCCGTACGCGACGCTCGTGATTCAGGGGACGCACGACGTGCAGGTATCTGCCAAAGACGCCGCGCTGCTGGCGGCCGTGCCCGGTGCGACGCTCGTCACGGTCGACGGAATGACGCACGTCCTGAAGCTCGGGGCGGCTGACAAGGCGGAGCAGGCGACGACGGTGTATTCCGATCCGGGAATTCCGATCGCGCCCCAAGTCGTGTCCGCGATCGTGGCGTATGTTCGCGCCGCACCACACGCGCGGTGA
- a CDS encoding autorepressor SdpR family transcription factor → MTDAFRALADPTRRAILDLLRGGSLTSGEIAEQFGSSWPTISRHLSVLKDAGLINAEKEGQFMRYELATTVFQDVLQKLASWTKPQAVESEQDA, encoded by the coding sequence GTGACTGACGCCTTCCGCGCACTCGCAGATCCGACCCGCCGCGCGATTCTCGACCTTCTCCGCGGCGGCTCGCTCACATCGGGAGAAATCGCGGAGCAATTCGGTTCATCGTGGCCAACGATATCGCGTCATCTGAGCGTACTGAAAGACGCAGGTCTCATCAACGCGGAAAAGGAAGGACAGTTCATGCGCTACGAACTGGCGACGACGGTGTTTCAGGATGTGCTGCAGAAGCTCGCGTCGTGGACCAAACCTCAGGCAGTGGAGTCGGAACAAGATGCGTGA
- a CDS encoding DUF1648 domain-containing protein, with product MRDHGRLISFLMVVAAFAISIVAFPHLPAIVPTHWGISGAPDHFGSRVQGAFLLPVVILAAWIIVGFVPRYDRSLFIRYDDRESDDSTARPAYNVVIVAVIASMLAIHAFAITSSLGLVAQRRLPLLLALIVSIAMILIGNYLPQVTRRNAFIGVRFPWAYASEEVWRRTQRAGGYGMVTAGILGMIGAVAFPQSALKPLLAALLAQLVVVAVYSYSIAHSSNVP from the coding sequence ATGCGTGACCACGGTCGACTGATTTCGTTTCTAATGGTCGTTGCGGCGTTTGCGATTTCGATCGTGGCATTTCCGCATCTGCCTGCGATTGTCCCGACGCATTGGGGAATTTCGGGAGCGCCGGATCACTTTGGCAGCAGGGTCCAGGGCGCATTTCTTCTTCCAGTGGTGATATTGGCCGCGTGGATCATCGTGGGCTTCGTGCCGCGTTACGATCGATCGTTGTTCATCAGGTATGACGACCGCGAATCGGATGACTCCACTGCTCGTCCAGCGTACAACGTCGTCATCGTTGCCGTCATCGCATCGATGCTCGCGATACACGCGTTCGCGATAACGAGTTCGCTCGGACTGGTCGCGCAGAGAAGACTCCCGCTTCTCCTCGCGTTGATCGTCTCGATAGCCATGATCCTGATAGGCAACTACCTCCCGCAGGTAACGCGGCGCAACGCGTTCATCGGCGTGCGTTTTCCGTGGGCGTACGCAAGTGAGGAGGTATGGCGTCGAACCCAACGCGCTGGCGGGTATGGCATGGTCACGGCAGGAATCCTCGGGATGATCGGTGCGGTTGCGTTTCCACAGTCAGCCCTGAAGCCGCTCCTTGCGGCCCTTCTGGCGCAGTTGGTCGTCGTCGCCGTCTACTCGTATTCGATCGCTCATTCCAGCAACGTGCCCTGA
- a CDS encoding Rrf2 family transcriptional regulator: protein MRITTWAEYGVICALHLARRSEDGPVTGRDIAAQERLPADYVEQILLRLRRADVIKSVRGARGGYMLARPSSEITIRDVIHASELETFDLHCVSHPVEETRCAASHNCSIRPIWVMLQQKIDNVLDSVHLSDLLHDEPTVRERIGLPILETV, encoded by the coding sequence ATGCGGATCACTACTTGGGCTGAATACGGTGTAATCTGCGCGCTGCACCTGGCGCGTCGGTCCGAAGACGGTCCCGTGACCGGACGCGACATCGCCGCACAGGAGCGCTTGCCGGCGGATTATGTCGAACAGATCCTCCTCAGGCTCCGTCGCGCCGACGTCATCAAGAGCGTCCGCGGTGCCCGCGGCGGTTACATGCTGGCGCGGCCGTCCAGCGAGATCACCATCCGCGACGTGATCCACGCCTCCGAGCTCGAGACGTTCGACCTGCACTGCGTCAGTCATCCCGTAGAGGAGACGCGTTGTGCTGCGTCACACAACTGCAGCATCCGCCCGATCTGGGTGATGCTCCAGCAGAAGATCGATAACGTCCTTGATAGCGTTCACCTGTCCGATCTCCTGCACGACGAGCCGACCGTGCGCGAGCGCATCGGGCTGCCCATTCTGGAAACGGTCTAA